A DNA window from Sphingomonas profundi contains the following coding sequences:
- a CDS encoding TIGR02466 family protein encodes MPSRSLFVTRLYEDRIDEPAFLAELADACRALAAEDRAGRAWSRDHGYRGYTSYASLADLPQRDPRFADLVRRLARHVAAFAGDCAFDLGGRRLKLDSLWVNVLKPGGAHGGHIHPHSVVSGTVYVVVPEGAGALRLEDPRLPLMMAAPTLLEDAPDELHRFVKVAPRPGTLLLWESWLRHEVIAGTGREERISVSFNYR; translated from the coding sequence ATGCCCAGCCGCAGCCTGTTCGTCACCCGCCTCTACGAAGATCGCATCGACGAGCCCGCCTTCCTCGCCGAGCTGGCCGATGCCTGCCGCGCCCTGGCAGCCGAGGATCGCGCCGGCCGTGCCTGGTCGCGCGATCACGGCTATCGCGGCTATACCAGCTACGCCTCGCTGGCCGACCTGCCGCAACGCGATCCGCGCTTCGCCGATCTCGTCCGCCGCCTCGCCCGCCACGTCGCGGCCTTTGCCGGCGATTGCGCCTTCGATCTCGGCGGCCGGCGGCTGAAGCTGGACAGCCTGTGGGTCAACGTCCTGAAGCCGGGTGGCGCGCACGGTGGCCACATCCACCCGCACAGCGTCGTGTCCGGCACCGTCTACGTCGTCGTGCCGGAAGGCGCCGGTGCGCTGCGGCTGGAGGATCCCCGCCTGCCGCTGATGATGGCCGCGCCCACCTTGCTGGAGGATGCCCCGGACGAGCTGCACCGGTTCGTCAAGGTCGCCCCGCGCCCCGGCACGCTGCTGCTGTGGGAAAGCTGGCTGCGCCACGAGGTGATCGCCGGTACGGGCCGGGAGGAGCGGATCAGCGTGAGCTTCAACTATCGCTGA
- a CDS encoding VOC family protein, with product MRLNQVTVGCLDYDASCAFYTALGLRRIVHTPPRYARFETPTGETFSIHAMDMAASTTTIYFECDNLDDRVASLMAAGLIFDQLPRDESWLWREARLLDPAGNRICLYHAGENRRFPPWRVE from the coding sequence GTGAGGCTCAACCAGGTCACCGTTGGCTGCCTCGACTATGACGCGTCCTGCGCGTTCTACACGGCCCTGGGCCTGCGGAGGATCGTGCACACCCCGCCCCGCTACGCCCGCTTCGAAACGCCGACCGGCGAAACCTTCTCGATCCACGCGATGGACATGGCCGCATCCACCACGACGATCTATTTCGAGTGCGACAACCTCGACGACCGTGTCGCGTCGCTCATGGCCGCCGGCTTGATTTTCGATCAACTGCCACGCGATGAAAGCTGGCTCTGGCGCGAGGCACGCCTGCTCGATCCCGCCGGCAACCGGATTTGCCTATATCATGCCGGGGAGAACCGCCGCTTTCCCCCGTGGCGGGTGGAATAG
- the pth gene encoding aminoacyl-tRNA hydrolase has protein sequence MQIWVGLGNPGAQHALNRHNVGFMAVDAIAEVHGFDPWKKAFQGWSAMGRIGTRRILLLKPATFMNESGRAVGEAMRFYKGEVGDVTAFHDELDLAPFKVKVKVGGGTAGHNGLRSMEAHIGNPYRRVRIGIGHPGHKDRVTGHVLGNYAKAEMEPLADMLGAIAAEAPRLAEPDDVRFMNEVALRLQA, from the coding sequence ATGCAGATCTGGGTCGGCCTCGGCAATCCCGGCGCGCAACATGCGCTCAACCGGCACAATGTCGGCTTCATGGCGGTGGACGCCATAGCCGAGGTCCATGGCTTCGATCCGTGGAAGAAGGCGTTCCAAGGCTGGTCGGCTATGGGCCGCATCGGCACGCGCCGCATCCTGCTGCTGAAACCCGCCACCTTCATGAACGAGAGCGGCCGCGCCGTGGGCGAGGCGATGCGCTTCTACAAAGGCGAAGTGGGCGACGTCACCGCCTTCCACGACGAGCTCGATCTTGCGCCGTTCAAGGTGAAGGTGAAGGTGGGCGGCGGCACTGCCGGCCATAACGGCCTCCGGTCGATGGAGGCGCATATCGGCAATCCCTATCGCCGCGTGCGGATCGGCATCGGCCATCCGGGCCACAAGGATCGCGTGACCGGACACGTCCTCGGCAATTACGCCAAGGCCGAGATGGAGCCGCTGGCCGACATGCTCGGCGCGATCGCCGCCGAAGCGCCGCGCCTGGCCGAACCCGACGACGTGCGCTTCATGAACGAGGTGGCGCTGAGGCTGCAAGCTTGA
- a CDS encoding 50S ribosomal protein L25/general stress protein Ctc, whose translation MSDVLNLSAETRERAGKGASRAMRREGRVPAVVYGNKQEALSIHIEEKALMKMLHTGHFMNSVVMIDAGGQSLRTLPKDVQFHPVSDRPLHVDFLRIGEHSKVHVNVPVHFTDEEASPGIKRGAVLNVVVHDLELVCDAAEIPEQILISLAGLDVGATIHISDVKLPAGAEAASHASDLTIATIVAPSALLSAADAAEDAAADAASSAS comes from the coding sequence ATGAGCGACGTGCTCAACCTGTCGGCCGAGACGCGCGAGCGGGCAGGCAAGGGAGCCTCCCGCGCCATGCGTCGCGAAGGCCGCGTCCCCGCCGTGGTATACGGCAACAAGCAGGAAGCCCTCTCGATCCACATCGAGGAGAAGGCGCTGATGAAGATGCTGCACACCGGCCACTTCATGAACAGCGTCGTGATGATCGACGCCGGCGGCCAGAGCCTGCGCACCCTGCCCAAGGACGTCCAGTTCCACCCGGTCAGCGATCGCCCGCTTCACGTCGATTTCCTGCGCATCGGCGAGCACAGCAAGGTCCACGTGAACGTGCCGGTGCACTTCACCGACGAGGAGGCCTCGCCCGGCATCAAGCGCGGCGCGGTGCTGAACGTCGTCGTTCACGATCTGGAGCTCGTCTGCGACGCGGCCGAGATCCCGGAGCAGATCCTGATCTCGCTCGCCGGCCTCGATGTCGGCGCGACGATCCATATCTCCGACGTCAAGCTGCCTGCCGGCGCCGAGGCGGCGAGCCATGCCAGCGACCTGACGATCGCCACGATCGTCGCCCCGTCCGCGCTGCTGAGCGCCGCCGACGCGGCCGAGGATGCCGCGGCGGACGCCGCTTCCTCCGCGAGCTGA
- a CDS encoding TraB/GumN family protein, whose translation MRKALSALLVPLLLGACALPRHDAPPPAQARPALWKLADADSTIYLFGTIHVLPTGYAWQNGPVRDAIAAARTLVIETVLGPDPAALSALLMRLGTPATAGLPPILDRVPAEKRDALAAMIRRSGVPAAVFDRLETWTAGLMLVSTTLNDMKLVAGEGVEPQIEAQFKARALPVEGLETPEQQLGFFDGLPEDAQREFLAGIVEDPAKMREEFDAMLAAWARGDEKAIAATFDEDLKDSAALRDALLIRRNRNWAKLLEARLATPGVTLVAVGAGHLAGPQSVQTMLAADGLKVQRVR comes from the coding sequence ATGCGCAAGGCCCTCTCCGCCCTTCTCGTCCCCCTGCTGCTCGGCGCGTGCGCGCTGCCGCGGCACGATGCGCCACCGCCGGCGCAGGCGCGCCCGGCGCTGTGGAAGCTCGCCGATGCGGACAGCACGATCTACCTGTTCGGCACCATCCACGTGCTGCCCACCGGCTATGCGTGGCAGAACGGGCCGGTGCGCGATGCCATCGCCGCCGCCCGCACGCTGGTGATCGAAACCGTGCTCGGCCCCGATCCCGCCGCTTTGTCCGCCCTGCTGATGCGGCTGGGCACGCCGGCCACGGCCGGCCTGCCGCCGATCCTGGACCGCGTGCCGGCGGAGAAGCGCGACGCGCTCGCCGCGATGATCCGGCGCAGCGGCGTGCCGGCGGCGGTGTTCGACCGGCTGGAGACGTGGACCGCCGGCCTCATGCTCGTCAGCACCACCCTGAACGACATGAAGCTCGTCGCCGGCGAGGGGGTGGAGCCGCAGATCGAGGCGCAGTTCAAGGCGCGCGCGCTGCCGGTCGAGGGGCTGGAGACGCCCGAGCAGCAGCTCGGCTTCTTCGACGGCCTGCCGGAAGACGCGCAGCGCGAGTTCCTGGCCGGCATCGTCGAGGATCCGGCGAAGATGCGCGAGGAGTTCGACGCGATGCTCGCCGCATGGGCACGCGGCGACGAGAAGGCGATCGCCGCCACCTTCGACGAGGATCTGAAGGACAGCGCCGCCCTGCGCGACGCCCTGCTCATCCGCCGCAACCGCAACTGGGCCAAGCTGCTGGAGGCGCGGCTGGCGACGCCGGGCGTCACCCTGGTGGCGGTGGGCGCGGGCCACCTCGCCGGGCCGCAATCGGTGCAGACGATGCTGGCAGCGGACGGGCTGAAGGTGCAGCGGGTGCGCTGA
- a CDS encoding glycine--tRNA ligase subunit alpha, which yields MQRASAVSADKPLSFQQLILTLHDYWSARGCVILQPYDMEMGAGTFHTATTLHALGPDAWNAAFVQPCRRPTDGRYGENPNRLGAYYQYQVIMKPSPPDLQALYLGSLDAIGIDPLLHDIRFVEDDWESPTLGAWGLGWEVWCDGMEVTQFTYFQQMGGYDCKPVAGELTYGLERLAMYIQNKSSIFDLVYNDPAPGMPVLTYGDVFIENERQMSRWNFEVADTERLFDGFRKAAAECETCLAAGLPIPAYEQAIKASHLFNTLQARGVISVAERQAYIGRVRDLAKGACKSWMEHQGWEA from the coding sequence ATGCAGAGGGCTTCCGCCGTGTCAGCCGACAAGCCGCTCAGCTTCCAGCAGCTGATCCTGACCCTGCACGATTACTGGAGCGCGCGCGGGTGCGTGATCCTGCAACCCTATGACATGGAGATGGGCGCCGGCACCTTCCACACCGCCACCACCCTGCACGCGCTGGGGCCGGATGCGTGGAACGCCGCCTTCGTGCAGCCCTGCCGCCGCCCCACCGACGGCCGCTACGGCGAGAACCCCAACCGGCTGGGCGCCTACTACCAGTATCAGGTCATCATGAAGCCCAGCCCGCCCGATCTGCAGGCGCTGTACCTGGGCAGCCTTGACGCGATCGGCATCGATCCGCTGCTGCACGACATACGCTTCGTCGAGGACGACTGGGAGAGCCCGACCCTGGGCGCCTGGGGCCTGGGCTGGGAGGTGTGGTGCGACGGCATGGAGGTGACGCAGTTCACCTACTTCCAGCAGATGGGCGGCTATGACTGCAAGCCGGTGGCGGGCGAGCTGACCTATGGGCTGGAGCGGCTGGCCATGTATATCCAGAACAAGAGCAGCATCTTCGACCTGGTCTACAACGATCCCGCGCCCGGCATGCCGGTGCTGACCTATGGCGACGTGTTCATCGAGAACGAGCGCCAGATGTCCCGCTGGAACTTCGAGGTGGCCGATACCGAGCGGCTGTTCGACGGGTTCCGCAAGGCGGCGGCGGAGTGCGAGACCTGCCTGGCCGCCGGCCTGCCGATCCCGGCCTACGAGCAAGCGATCAAGGCCAGCCACCTGTTCAACACGCTGCAGGCGCGCGGCGTGATCTCGGTGGCGGAGCGGCAGGCCTATATCGGCCGGGTGCGCGATCTGGCGAAGGGCGCGTGCAAGTCGTGGATGGAGCATCAGGGGTGGGAGGCATGA
- the glyS gene encoding glycine--tRNA ligase subunit beta, with product MSDFLLELFSEEIPARMQEKACADLARLFAAELEKAGLRAAAIETFATPRRLALIARGLPPATDAVAEEIKGPRADAPPQALAGFLGKTGLTRDQLVERADAKGNAVLYAVIEKPGRATAEVLATAIPAVVRAFPWPKAMRWGAASASTASLRWVRPLQGIVALLGDAVVPCEVDGIVAGAATLGHRFHHPGPITIGGADDYAFKLRAAHVILDPAERRAIISEGAARAAAAQGLGVVADEGLVAENAGLTEWPVPLLGRFDPAFLDVPREVIQLTMRTNQKYFACVDAGGALAPAFLCTANIDARDGGAGIVAGNQKVLAARLADAKFFWEQDLKVPLADWAGKLDRIVFHEKLGTVADKAARVAKLARWLVEEGIVAPAADPAERAALADMAQQAAELAKADLVTGMVGEFPELQGVMGGYYARAGGLQDAVADAIRDHYKPVGQGDDVPTAPVTVAVSLADKLDSIVGFFFHDLRPTGSKDPFALRRSANGIIQLILQQQLRLSTERLVLFGLTQVSEEKFDTAFAASVNSVNSALKTLRLSSEQKQAVVPYEFLDDLAQSAAGDAFIFPQEVLNFFAERLKVQQREAGVRHDLIDAVFALGGEDDLVRLLARVEALQAFVATEDGTNLLAGYKRAANILKKEGWADAAPPILSDAGEQGIAQTGEEDPLSLVDDPDVAAAVAALDGARGHGLPYTPEPAEAALIAALDDAAPRAAQAVAAEDFAGAMAALAGLRAPIDTFFDQVTVNDPDRDKRASRLALLDRIRGAVHNVADFAKIEG from the coding sequence ATGAGCGACTTCCTGCTCGAGCTCTTCTCCGAGGAGATACCGGCGCGGATGCAGGAGAAGGCATGCGCCGATCTCGCCCGCCTGTTCGCCGCCGAGCTGGAGAAAGCGGGTCTGCGCGCGGCCGCGATCGAGACGTTCGCCACGCCGCGTCGGCTGGCGCTGATCGCGCGCGGGCTGCCGCCGGCGACCGACGCCGTGGCAGAGGAGATCAAGGGGCCGCGCGCCGACGCCCCGCCGCAGGCGCTGGCCGGCTTTCTGGGCAAGACCGGGCTGACCCGCGACCAACTGGTCGAGCGGGCGGACGCCAAGGGCAACGCCGTGCTGTACGCGGTGATCGAGAAGCCGGGCCGCGCCACGGCGGAGGTGCTGGCGACGGCCATCCCGGCGGTGGTGCGGGCCTTTCCGTGGCCGAAGGCGATGCGCTGGGGCGCGGCTTCCGCCAGCACCGCGTCGCTGCGCTGGGTGCGGCCGTTGCAGGGGATCGTGGCGCTGCTGGGCGACGCGGTGGTGCCCTGCGAGGTGGACGGCATCGTCGCCGGCGCGGCGACCCTGGGCCACCGCTTCCACCACCCCGGCCCGATCACGATTGGTGGCGCGGACGATTATGCGTTCAAGCTGCGCGCCGCCCACGTGATCCTCGATCCCGCCGAGCGCCGCGCGATCATCAGCGAGGGCGCCGCGCGGGCCGCCGCCGCCCAGGGACTGGGCGTGGTGGCGGACGAGGGGCTGGTGGCGGAGAATGCCGGCCTCACCGAGTGGCCGGTGCCGCTGCTGGGCCGCTTCGACCCGGCCTTCCTGGATGTGCCGCGCGAGGTGATCCAGCTGACCATGCGGACCAACCAGAAATATTTCGCCTGCGTGGATGCCGGCGGCGCGCTGGCGCCCGCCTTCCTGTGCACCGCCAACATCGACGCGCGGGACGGTGGCGCCGGCATCGTGGCGGGCAACCAGAAGGTGCTGGCGGCGCGCCTCGCCGACGCGAAATTCTTCTGGGAGCAGGATTTGAAGGTGCCGCTGGCCGACTGGGCCGGCAAGCTGGACCGGATCGTGTTCCACGAGAAGCTGGGCACCGTGGCGGACAAGGCCGCGCGGGTGGCGAAGCTGGCGCGCTGGCTGGTGGAAGAGGGGATCGTCGCCCCCGCAGCCGATCCGGCCGAACGCGCGGCGCTGGCGGACATGGCGCAACAGGCGGCGGAACTGGCGAAGGCCGATCTCGTCACCGGCATGGTGGGCGAGTTTCCCGAGTTGCAGGGCGTGATGGGCGGCTATTATGCCCGCGCCGGAGGCCTGCAGGACGCGGTGGCCGACGCCATCCGCGACCATTACAAACCCGTCGGCCAGGGCGACGACGTGCCGACCGCGCCGGTGACGGTGGCGGTGAGCCTCGCGGACAAGCTGGATAGCATCGTTGGCTTTTTCTTTCATGATCTGCGACCAACCGGATCTAAGGATCCATTCGCTCTTCGAAGGTCAGCTAACGGTATAATTCAGCTGATACTTCAACAGCAGCTTAGACTCTCTACTGAGCGCCTCGTGCTATTTGGTCTGACGCAAGTATCAGAAGAGAAGTTTGACACCGCGTTCGCTGCCTCAGTAAATTCTGTTAATTCTGCTCTGAAGACCCTTAGACTTAGCTCTGAACAAAAGCAGGCAGTGGTGCCTTACGAGTTTCTCGACGACTTGGCCCAGAGTGCGGCCGGCGACGCTTTCATATTTCCACAAGAGGTGCTCAACTTCTTCGCAGAACGTCTCAAGGTCCAGCAGCGCGAGGCAGGCGTCCGCCACGACCTTATCGATGCCGTGTTCGCGCTCGGCGGCGAGGACGATCTCGTCCGGCTGCTCGCGCGGGTGGAGGCGTTGCAGGCGTTCGTCGCGACCGAGGACGGGACGAACCTGCTCGCCGGATACAAGCGCGCGGCCAACATCCTGAAGAAGGAGGGGTGGGCCGACGCCGCCCCCCCGATCCTCTCCGACGCGGGCGAGCAGGGGATCGCGCAGACCGGCGAGGAGGATCCGCTGTCGCTGGTCGACGATCCGGACGTGGCGGCGGCGGTGGCCGCGCTCGACGGGGCGCGGGGGCACGGCCTGCCCTACACGCCGGAGCCGGCCGAGGCGGCGCTGATCGCGGCGCTGGACGATGCCGCGCCGCGCGCCGCGCAGGCCGTCGCGGCGGAGGATTTCGCCGGGGCGATGGCCGCCCTCGCCGGGCTGCGCGCGCCGATCGACACCTTCTTCGATCAGGTCACGGTAAACGATCCGGATCGGGACAAGCGGGCGTCGCGTCTCGCGCTGCTTGATCGTATTCGTGGTGCGGTGCACAATGTCGCGGACTTTGCGAAGATAGAGGGCTGA
- the ppdK gene encoding pyruvate, phosphate dikinase, translating into MASVLEADGTASSADPRYVYRFGGGVSDGGRGDRNLLGGKGANLAEMASIGLPVPPGFTISTEMCQRYYEEGEQFPESLRREVANGIAHIETITGKTFGLAADPLLVSVRSGARASMPGMMDTVLNLGLNDETVVGLAETSGDARFAWDSYRRFIQMYSDVVLELDHGAFEEALEIAKEDKGFTLDTELSAEDWQALVRQYKAIVEEQWSRPFPQDVHEQLWGAVGAVFGSWQSERAKVYRRLNDIPAAWGTAVNVQAMVFGNMGDTSATGVAFTRDPAKGDRAYYGEFLINAQGEDVVAGIRTPQYLTRAAREAANAKPLSMEEALPEVYGQLAKVFDLLETHYRDMQDIEFTVEAGTLWMLQTRSGKRTAKAALKIAVDMASEGLITEEEAVARVDPAALDQLLHPTLDPKAPRDVIAKGLPASPGAASGIAVFDSDTAEKRTELGDAVILVRTETSPEDIHGMHAAKGILTARGGMTSHAAVVARGMGRPCVSGVGTLAIDAKARSFRVGGREVKEGDLITIDGATGEVMLGQVATVEPELAGDFGTLMVWADKVRRLKVRANAETPADCRTARQFGAEGVGLCRTEHMFFDAERITAVRQMILAEDEKGRRAALAKLLPAQRSDFTQIFEIMAGLPVTIRLLDPPLHEFLPHEEEEFAEVAKAADVSVDVLKRRAAELHEFNPMLGHRGCRLGVTYPEIYEMQARAIFEAAVDMAETSGAAPIPEVMVPLVATRRELELMKQVIDKAAEAVFADKGRRIDYLVGTMIELPRAALKAGEIAEVGEFFSFGTNDLTQTTLGVSRDDAARFLSTYVEKGIYAKDPFVSLDVEGVGELIELAAERGRATRPAIKLGICGEHGGDPASIAFCEKTGLDYVSASPYRVPIARLAAAQAALAKG; encoded by the coding sequence ATGGCGAGCGTTCTTGAGGCTGACGGTACGGCATCTTCGGCGGACCCGCGCTACGTCTACCGTTTCGGCGGCGGCGTCTCCGATGGCGGCAGGGGCGATCGCAACCTGCTGGGCGGCAAGGGCGCGAACCTGGCCGAGATGGCCTCGATCGGGCTGCCGGTGCCGCCGGGCTTCACCATCTCGACCGAGATGTGCCAGCGTTACTATGAGGAGGGCGAGCAGTTTCCCGAATCGCTGCGGCGCGAGGTGGCGAACGGCATCGCCCATATCGAGACGATCACCGGCAAGACGTTCGGCCTCGCCGCCGATCCGCTGCTGGTCTCGGTGCGCTCCGGCGCGCGCGCATCGATGCCGGGCATGATGGACACGGTGCTGAACCTCGGCCTCAACGACGAGACGGTCGTCGGCCTCGCCGAGACATCGGGCGACGCCCGCTTCGCGTGGGACAGCTATCGCCGCTTCATCCAGATGTATTCCGACGTGGTGCTGGAGCTGGATCATGGCGCCTTCGAGGAGGCGCTGGAGATCGCCAAGGAGGACAAGGGCTTCACCCTGGACACCGAGCTTTCGGCCGAGGACTGGCAGGCGCTGGTCAGGCAGTACAAGGCCATCGTCGAGGAGCAGTGGAGCAGGCCCTTCCCGCAGGACGTGCACGAGCAGCTGTGGGGCGCCGTCGGCGCGGTGTTCGGATCGTGGCAGTCGGAGCGGGCGAAGGTGTATCGCCGGCTGAACGACATTCCGGCGGCCTGGGGCACGGCGGTGAACGTGCAGGCGATGGTGTTCGGCAACATGGGCGACACCTCGGCGACGGGCGTGGCCTTCACCCGCGATCCGGCCAAGGGCGACCGGGCCTATTATGGCGAGTTCCTGATCAACGCGCAGGGCGAGGACGTGGTGGCGGGCATCCGCACGCCGCAATATCTGACGCGCGCGGCGCGCGAGGCGGCGAATGCGAAGCCGCTCTCGATGGAGGAGGCGCTGCCGGAGGTGTACGGCCAACTCGCCAAGGTGTTCGACCTGCTGGAGACGCATTATCGCGACATGCAGGATATCGAGTTCACCGTGGAAGCGGGCACGCTCTGGATGCTCCAGACGCGCTCGGGCAAGCGCACCGCCAAGGCGGCGCTGAAGATCGCGGTGGACATGGCGAGCGAGGGCTTGATCACCGAGGAGGAGGCCGTCGCCCGCGTCGATCCCGCCGCGCTGGACCAGCTGCTGCACCCGACCCTGGACCCCAAGGCGCCGCGCGACGTGATCGCCAAGGGGCTGCCGGCCTCGCCCGGGGCGGCCAGCGGCATCGCCGTGTTCGACAGCGACACGGCCGAGAAGCGCACCGAACTGGGCGACGCGGTGATCCTGGTGCGGACGGAGACGAGCCCCGAGGACATTCACGGCATGCACGCCGCCAAGGGTATCCTCACCGCGCGCGGCGGCATGACCAGCCACGCCGCCGTGGTGGCGCGCGGCATGGGGCGGCCGTGCGTCTCCGGCGTCGGCACGCTGGCGATCGACGCGAAGGCGCGCAGCTTCCGCGTCGGCGGGCGCGAGGTGAAGGAGGGCGACCTCATCACCATCGACGGCGCGACCGGCGAGGTGATGCTGGGCCAGGTGGCCACCGTGGAGCCGGAGCTGGCCGGCGACTTCGGCACGCTGATGGTGTGGGCCGACAAGGTGCGTCGCCTGAAGGTGCGCGCCAATGCCGAGACCCCGGCCGACTGCCGCACCGCGCGCCAGTTCGGCGCGGAAGGCGTCGGCCTCTGCCGTACCGAGCACATGTTCTTCGATGCCGAGCGCATCACCGCCGTGCGCCAGATGATCCTGGCGGAGGACGAGAAGGGCCGGCGGGCGGCGCTGGCCAAGCTGCTGCCGGCGCAACGCAGCGACTTCACCCAGATCTTCGAGATCATGGCCGGGCTGCCGGTGACGATCCGCCTGCTCGATCCGCCGCTGCACGAATTCCTGCCGCACGAGGAGGAGGAGTTCGCCGAGGTGGCGAAGGCGGCCGACGTATCGGTGGACGTGCTGAAGCGGCGCGCGGCCGAGCTGCACGAGTTCAACCCGATGCTGGGCCATCGCGGCTGCCGGCTGGGCGTGACCTATCCCGAAATCTACGAGATGCAGGCGCGCGCCATCTTCGAGGCGGCCGTGGACATGGCGGAGACGTCCGGCGCGGCGCCGATCCCGGAGGTGATGGTGCCGCTGGTCGCCACGCGGCGCGAGCTGGAGCTGATGAAGCAGGTGATCGACAAGGCGGCCGAGGCGGTGTTCGCCGACAAGGGCCGGCGCATCGACTATCTCGTCGGCACGATGATCGAGCTGCCGCGCGCCGCGCTGAAGGCCGGCGAGATCGCCGAGGTGGGCGAGTTCTTCTCGTTCGGCACCAACGATCTGACGCAGACGACGCTGGGCGTCTCGCGCGACGATGCCGCCCGCTTCCTCTCCACCTATGTGGAAAAGGGGATCTACGCCAAGGACCCGTTCGTCAGCCTGGACGTGGAGGGCGTGGGCGAGCTGATCGAGCTGGCGGCCGAGCGCGGGCGGGCGACGCGGCCGGCGATCAAGCTCGGCATCTGCGGCGAGCATGGCGGCGACCCGGCGAGCATCGCCTTCTGCGAGAAGACCGGCCTCGATTATGTGAGCGCATCGCCCTACCGCGTGCCGATCGCCCGGCTGGCGGCGGCGCAGGCGGCACTGGCGAAGGGCTGA
- a CDS encoding type II secretion system F family protein — protein sequence MIATAGGPKILGVDIFSAATLFMAIALAALLVAVYAATTVRNPMAKRVKALNDRREQLKAGITASTNKRRAKLGQSTETADFLRSFLQSLKVLQDSQLKEAQIKLAQAGIRSKDWALAVIFGRMVLPIVFGGTMVVGVYMLGWFGDWTPLKKFGLVAGSLLLSYKAPDIFLKNKIDKRSKEIRKGLPDALDLLVICAEAGLTVDAAFHRVARELGRAYPELGDEFGLTAIELGFLTDRRSAFENLAQRVALDSVRGVVTTMIQTEKYGTPLASALRVLSAEFRNERMMRAEEKAARLPAIMTVPLICFILPVLFIVILGPAACSISDNFVGK from the coding sequence ATGATCGCCACCGCAGGCGGCCCGAAGATCCTGGGCGTCGACATCTTCAGCGCCGCCACCCTGTTCATGGCGATCGCGCTGGCCGCGCTGCTGGTCGCGGTCTACGCCGCCACCACCGTGCGCAACCCGATGGCCAAGCGCGTGAAGGCGCTGAACGACCGGCGCGAGCAGCTGAAGGCCGGCATCACCGCCTCCACCAACAAGCGCCGCGCCAAGCTCGGCCAGAGCACCGAGACGGCGGACTTCCTCCGCTCTTTCCTGCAATCGCTGAAGGTGCTGCAGGATTCGCAGCTCAAGGAAGCGCAGATCAAGCTCGCCCAGGCGGGCATCCGCTCCAAGGACTGGGCGCTCGCGGTGATCTTCGGCCGCATGGTGCTGCCGATCGTGTTCGGCGGCACCATGGTGGTCGGCGTCTACATGCTCGGCTGGTTCGGGGACTGGACGCCGCTGAAGAAGTTCGGGCTCGTCGCGGGCTCGCTGCTGCTCAGCTACAAGGCGCCGGACATCTTCCTCAAGAACAAGATCGACAAGCGCTCGAAGGAGATCCGCAAGGGCCTGCCGGACGCGCTGGACCTGCTGGTGATCTGCGCCGAGGCGGGCCTGACGGTGGATGCCGCCTTCCACCGCGTCGCCCGCGAGCTCGGCCGCGCCTATCCGGAGCTCGGCGACGAGTTCGGCCTCACCGCGATCGAGCTCGGCTTCCTCACCGATCGCCGCTCCGCCTTTGAGAATCTCGCCCAGCGCGTGGCGCTCGATTCCGTGCGCGGCGTGGTGACGACGATGATCCAGACGGAGAAATACGGCACCCCGCTCGCCTCCGCCCTTCGCGTCCTCTCGGCCGAGTTCCGCAACGAGCGGATGATGCGCGCCGAGGAAAAGGCCGCACGGCTGCCCGCGATCATGACGGTGCCGCTGATCTGCTTCATCCTGCCGGTGCTGTTCATCGTCATCCTCGGCCCGGCCGCCTGCTCCATCTCGGACAATTTCGTCGGCAAGTGA